DNA from Paraburkholderia sp. BL10I2N1:
CGGGATCCGCTCCAGCAATCCGCGGTGTAGCACCGCGACGGTGACGCCCGCCGGTCCGAGGTTTTTCTGCGCGTGCGCGTAAATCATCGAGAACCGGTCGGTGCACAACGGCTTCGACAGGAAGTCGGAGGACATATCGGTAATCAGCGGCGCCGATGCTGCGGTATCGCAGACCGGAAACTGCAAGCCCTCCACGGTCTCGTTCGACACATAGTGGAGATAAGCAGCGCCGGGCGCGACGTCGAGGCGGTCGAGCGCGGGCAACTGCCGATATCCGGTCGCGCGGCCATCCCATGCAACCTTGCGATGGGTCACTTTGGCGGCTTCGGCAGTCGCCCGATTGCTCCAGTAGCCGGAAGTCACGTATTCGGGCGGCGCCTTCGCGCGCGCAGCAAAGTTCATCGGAATCATCGCGAACTGCAGACTGCTGCCGCCCTGAAGAAACGTCACCGCGTAGTCGGCCGGGATGTCGAGCAGATGCCGCAGGTTCTGCTCGGCCTCGTCCAGAATCGCGCGGAACCAGTCCGACCGGTGACTCATGCCGAGCACGGGCAGGCCGGTTTCAGGCAACGCGACGATCGCGTCGCGTGTTTGCGCCAGCACCGCGTCCGGCAGCGCACCGGGACCGCCGGAAAAGTTCAGGGCGTTGTGGGTCATGGTCAGGTCGAAAGTCTTTAGTCAGGTTGATGTGGGCGCAATGAGGCAGATGCCGATAGAGCGGTCCGTATCGTCAGACTATCAGTGCCAGAGACTCGACAAAGGACGGAGGAAAGGACAGAAGCGCGGTCAATTCAGCGCCGCAGCCGCATTGGCTTTCGGACAGATGACACAATCTTCGCTTTCCTCCTGCAACGTGGCCCGCCCGTTCTGACCACTCTCCGCAGCGATGAACCCAACCCACTGAACCGTGACCACCCACGCGGGCCTGTAACCCACCCACCACCGCTTCTGTGCTGGTAGAATGAAATCATCATGCGACACAGCAGCCGATTCCCCTCCGTTCTCCTCTTCTTCGCCTGGCGTTAAGCCAGCCGAGTTCTCACACGCCCTGCGCGGGCATCCCCCATCTGCATGGGGTCAAACAGGAATGGGTTGAAATCCGGGTGAAAAATCACGCCCGATGCCCTCAGAATCTGCAAACTCCACTACTTTCAATAAGTTAGGAGCAATCATGCTGCTCATGATCGACAACTACGACTCGTTCACCTATAACCTGGTCCAGTACTTCGGCGAACTCGGCGAAGACGTAGAGACCTACCGCAACGACGAAATCACCCTCGACGAGATCGCAAAGCTCAATCCCGAGCGCATCTGCCTGTCGCCTGGACCGAGCAATCCGCAACACGCGGGCATCACGCTCGACGTGCTACGCAGGTTTTCGGGCACGATTCCGATTCTCGGCGTATGCCTCGGCCATCAGGCGATCGGCGAAGCGTTCGGCGGGCGCGTCGTGCGCGCGCAGACCATCATGCACGGCAAGGTGAGCCAGATCGAAACCGACTGCAAAGGCGTGTTCGCCGACCTGCCGAAGCATTTCACCGTGACGCGCTACCATTCGCTCGCCATCGAGCGCGAGTCGCTGCCTGACTGTCTCGAGGTGTCGGCCTGGACCGACGACGGCGAGATCATGGGCGTGCGTCACAAGGAACTGGCCGTCGAAGGCGTGCAGTTCCACCCGGAATCGATCCTGTCCGAACACGGCCATGCACTGCTCGAAAACTTCGTGAAGCAGTCGAAGCTCGTCCACGCTGGCGCGGCCCACCGCAACGCCTGAAGAAAAGAGGAAACAACATGTCGATCACTCCGCAGGAAGCGTTGCAGCGCACGATCGAGCATCGTGAAATTTTCCACGACGAAATGCTGCATCTGATGCGTCTCATCATGCGCGGCGAACTCTCGCCGGTGATGTCGTCGGCGATCATCACGGGCTTGCGCGTCAAAAAAGAGACCATCGGCGAAATCACGGCCGCCGCCACCGTGATGCGTGAATTCGCCAGACAGGTCGAAGTGAAGGACAACTCGAACTTCGTCGATATTGTCGGCACCGGCGGCGACGGCTCGCACACCTTCAATATCTCGACGGCCACCATGTTCGTCACGGCCGCTGCGGGCGCGAAGGTCGCGAAGCACGGCAATCGCGGCGTGTCGAGCAAGTCGGGCAGCGCCGACGTCCTCGAGGCGCTCGGCGTCAATATCGATCTGCAGCCCGAGCAGGTGGCGGCATCGATCGCTGAAACCGGCATGGGTTTCATGTTCGCGCCGAACCACCATCCGGCAATGAAGAACATCGCGCCGGTGCGTCGCGAACTCGGCGTGCGGACCATCTTCAACATACTCGGGCCGCTGACTAACCCGGCCGGCGCGCCGAACCAGTTAATGGGCGTCTTCCATCCGGATCTCGTCGGCATCCAGGTGCGCGTGATGCAGCGGCTTGGCGCAAAGCACGTGCTGGTCGTCTACGGCATGGACGGCATGGACGAGGTTTCGCTCGGCGCGGCCACCCAGGTCGGCGAACTGCGCGACGGCGAGGTTCATGAGTACGAGATCCATCCGGAAGACTTCGGCATGCAGATGGTGTCGAACCGGACGCTGAAAGTTGCCAATGCCAGCGAATCGAAGGTCATGCTGCTCGAAGCGCTCGATAACAAACCGGGCGTCGCGCGCGAGATCGTCGTGCTGAACTCAGGCACGGCGCTGTACTCGGCAAACGTGGTGGCGTCGATTGCGGACGGCATCCAGATCGCACGCGAAACGATCGCGAGCGGCCGCGCGCGCGCGAAGGTCGATGAACTGGTGCGCTTTACCCAGCAATTCAAGCAGTAATTTCTGTATCGGGACACCCATGAGCGATATTCTGGAACGCATTATCGCGGTCAAGCGCGACGAAGTCCGCGCCGCGGAAATGAGCGCACCGCTCGAAGAACTGCGCCTTGAAGCATCGGCGCGCGACAAACGCGATTTCGTCGGCGCCTTGCGTGCAAAGCACGCGGCAGGTCAGGCTGCCGTGATCGCCGAAGTGAAAAAGGCGAGTCCGTCAAAGGGTGTAATGCGTGACCCTTTCGTGCCGGCCGACATCGCACGCTCGTACGCGAAGCACGGCGCGGCCTGCCTTTCCGTTCTCACCGATGTCCAGTTCTTCCAGGGCAGCGCCGCCTATCTGGAAGAAGCGCGCGCCGCGTGTGATCTGCCGGTGCTGCGCAAGGACTTCATCATCGATCCGTACCAGATCGTCGAAGCCCGGGCGATGGGCGCCGATGCGATCCTGCTGATCGCCGCCGCGCTCGAAACGTCGCAGATGCAGGATCTCGAAGCGTTCGCCCACTCGCTGGGGCTGGCGGTGCTCGTCGAAGTGCACGACAGGGACGAACTGATGGAAGCCCTCACGCTGAAGACGCCGCTCATCGGCATCAACAACCGCAATCTGCGCACCTTCGAAACGTCGATCGAAACGACAATCGGCATGCTCGAATCGATGCCTGACGACCGCATCGTCGTAACCGAATCCGGGATCCTGTCGCGCCTTGATGTGGAGCGGCTGCGGGCGATGGACGTGCATACATTCCTCGTCGGCGAGGCGTTCATGCGCGCGGAAGAACCGGGCGCGGAACTCGCGCGGATGTTCTTCTGATCGAAGCGGACGAGGTGCGCGAT
Protein-coding regions in this window:
- the serC gene encoding 3-phosphoserine/phosphohydroxythreonine transaminase, with the protein product MTHNALNFSGGPGALPDAVLAQTRDAIVALPETGLPVLGMSHRSDWFRAILDEAEQNLRHLLDIPADYAVTFLQGGSSLQFAMIPMNFAARAKAPPEYVTSGYWSNRATAEAAKVTHRKVAWDGRATGYRQLPALDRLDVAPGAAYLHYVSNETVEGLQFPVCDTAASAPLITDMSSDFLSKPLCTDRFSMIYAHAQKNLGPAGVTVAVLHRGLLERIPDGLPAILDFRTHVLHGSNYNTPPVFAIYVLTLITRWMRFDIGGLQAMQRINEGKAKRLYDTLDALANVVTIHAERPWRSQMNVAFTFGDSRLDDEFIAAAREQGIVGLEGHRSLGGLRASLYNAVTPQAVDTLSDALTEFCLQRA
- a CDS encoding aminodeoxychorismate/anthranilate synthase component II produces the protein MLLMIDNYDSFTYNLVQYFGELGEDVETYRNDEITLDEIAKLNPERICLSPGPSNPQHAGITLDVLRRFSGTIPILGVCLGHQAIGEAFGGRVVRAQTIMHGKVSQIETDCKGVFADLPKHFTVTRYHSLAIERESLPDCLEVSAWTDDGEIMGVRHKELAVEGVQFHPESILSEHGHALLENFVKQSKLVHAGAAHRNA
- the trpD gene encoding anthranilate phosphoribosyltransferase, with the protein product MSITPQEALQRTIEHREIFHDEMLHLMRLIMRGELSPVMSSAIITGLRVKKETIGEITAAATVMREFARQVEVKDNSNFVDIVGTGGDGSHTFNISTATMFVTAAAGAKVAKHGNRGVSSKSGSADVLEALGVNIDLQPEQVAASIAETGMGFMFAPNHHPAMKNIAPVRRELGVRTIFNILGPLTNPAGAPNQLMGVFHPDLVGIQVRVMQRLGAKHVLVVYGMDGMDEVSLGAATQVGELRDGEVHEYEIHPEDFGMQMVSNRTLKVANASESKVMLLEALDNKPGVAREIVVLNSGTALYSANVVASIADGIQIARETIASGRARAKVDELVRFTQQFKQ
- the trpC gene encoding indole-3-glycerol phosphate synthase TrpC, with amino-acid sequence MSDILERIIAVKRDEVRAAEMSAPLEELRLEASARDKRDFVGALRAKHAAGQAAVIAEVKKASPSKGVMRDPFVPADIARSYAKHGAACLSVLTDVQFFQGSAAYLEEARAACDLPVLRKDFIIDPYQIVEARAMGADAILLIAAALETSQMQDLEAFAHSLGLAVLVEVHDRDELMEALTLKTPLIGINNRNLRTFETSIETTIGMLESMPDDRIVVTESGILSRLDVERLRAMDVHTFLVGEAFMRAEEPGAELARMFF